In one Candidatus Eisenbacteria bacterium genomic region, the following are encoded:
- a CDS encoding PorV/PorQ family protein has product MTRSERSLPPRRLLACAILAGAILAPAPAGATRYAGEFLRIGVGARALGMGSAFAGLADDGTAAFWNPAGLATLTSREITAMHAEQFGSIVKYDFLSYTMPLSAPGQPKQALAISLIRLGVDNIPDTRGLQILDVNGNGKFDYPEDRLIVDESQFVFDSDNDVALLFSYARALGQKLSLGGSLKVIRQWLGDSLRSNGFGLDVAALYVGPHGLSAGAKLTDATTTRILWNTGTNEFIAPSLRIGGAKTQAFHGRRHVVTAALDVQVGFSDERLSSQAHLGAVTFEFHPGLEYWLDRRVALRAGFEAKNFSAGAGFRYRKIGLDYAFLDHQDLDASHRISGSYSF; this is encoded by the coding sequence ATGACCCGCTCCGAACGCTCTCTCCCGCCCCGGCGCCTCCTGGCCTGCGCGATCCTCGCCGGCGCGATCCTCGCCCCCGCGCCTGCCGGCGCGACCCGTTACGCTGGGGAGTTCCTGCGCATCGGGGTCGGCGCCCGCGCCCTAGGGATGGGGAGCGCCTTCGCCGGGCTCGCCGACGACGGAACCGCCGCGTTCTGGAATCCGGCCGGGCTCGCCACCCTCACCTCGCGGGAAATCACCGCCATGCACGCCGAGCAGTTCGGCTCGATCGTCAAATACGACTTCCTCTCGTACACGATGCCGCTCAGCGCGCCGGGCCAGCCGAAGCAGGCCCTCGCCATTTCCCTCATCCGGCTCGGGGTCGACAACATCCCGGACACGCGGGGTCTCCAGATTCTCGACGTGAACGGGAACGGGAAGTTCGACTATCCGGAGGACCGGCTGATCGTCGACGAAAGCCAATTCGTCTTCGACAGCGACAACGACGTGGCCCTTCTCTTCAGCTATGCGCGTGCCCTGGGACAGAAGCTGTCCCTGGGGGGCAGCCTCAAGGTGATCCGGCAGTGGCTTGGGGACAGCCTCCGCTCGAACGGCTTCGGGCTGGACGTGGCGGCCCTCTATGTGGGCCCGCACGGATTGTCGGCCGGTGCCAAGCTCACCGACGCGACCACCACGCGGATTCTCTGGAACACCGGCACGAACGAATTCATCGCGCCGTCGCTTCGGATCGGCGGGGCCAAGACTCAGGCGTTTCACGGCCGCCGCCACGTCGTCACCGCGGCGCTCGACGTCCAGGTCGGCTTCTCCGACGAGCGGCTCTCCAGCCAGGCCCATCTCGGAGCGGTCACGTTCGAGTTCCACCCCGGCCTCGAGTACTGGCTCGACCGGCGCGTGGCCCTGCGCGCGGGCTTCGAAGCCAAGAATTTCTCCGCGGGGGCCGGGTTCCGATATCGCAAGATCGGACTGGACTACGCCTTCCTCGATCATCAAGACTTAGACGCCAGCCACCGCATCTCGGGCTCGTACTCCTTCTAG
- a CDS encoding PEGA domain-containing protein, whose amino-acid sequence MHLASENAPAAGNVAGSGPIETSSALLNQVIASHMPPNPVDTAEAPSYSAGVMKAELISQFRIAGLVRSPDRDGALAHFDPERGFALTARGSMGPADVIDPTIWVREKISLALSAPGDTADAPLRRVIGALRALHAELMARPESERPWVSVLVLLLLGEDAVAVSAGDCPCLRFRSGLLSRLGRGEGTFGAEAPRGALGSEPQVRIEIVPLRPPPGDLYVLSTRQLREGELAVLARDLAMARDGAQLLRAGVEGASDRGRIAIRILEPSESESIVETAESLESIVDAFAPSILEEPLNEVELVGGAADWGGSHRMEPPRPEPPYREPPQIDPPPRDSGWGKGELIRGGLLDFDAEEIEPADMDLDAIEVRDDGAAYQGSVAAEFPESGGFVEAELPATEAELPAIEAEPHEIEAEQARADMEPPEAPRELPERPTALDSWQVPADDTEWRKERSPRPSRPAALAPVGEERPWYEPLALSAGGALAIVALALLVRSLVPGILGTNRGHAPAPGVVTAATGLADIFSDPPGATVRVDGVTLDGKTPLAGVTMDAGLHRVELDWGPWGAWRDTVEITPGSRLTVHPALFGVASFRSSEPSRVLDVYVDGVYAGTTPLSLPQVVVGRHLVRFGGPGLTTSAQEVEVLRDRPVELVGNPGPVPENGKITIRTAILGDSGFESGRGDPYWVDGVARGVTPATVDLKPGTHSVRVARRGFPPQVTVLEVKAGGEHFVTAEFGARSEEPLHFDPPDAIDVTNPMPLTIALPTSEWDPSMALWLYAAAPGGSFQAKRMTRLEEGTRTFAALLPPEVLRSNARQVRFFFKATGTAGRETFSEIYTVRVKL is encoded by the coding sequence ATGCATCTTGCAAGCGAGAACGCTCCGGCAGCCGGAAACGTGGCCGGAAGTGGCCCAATCGAGACCTCCTCCGCCCTTCTAAATCAAGTCATTGCAAGTCATATGCCACCCAATCCGGTTGACACCGCCGAAGCGCCTTCCTATTCTGCGGGCGTGATGAAGGCGGAGCTCATCTCACAGTTCCGTATCGCTGGCCTCGTCAGAAGCCCCGATCGGGATGGTGCCCTTGCGCACTTCGATCCCGAGCGGGGCTTCGCGCTGACTGCCCGAGGCTCGATGGGGCCGGCCGACGTGATCGATCCGACCATCTGGGTGAGGGAGAAGATCTCGCTCGCCCTGAGCGCCCCCGGGGACACCGCCGACGCGCCTCTCCGGCGCGTGATCGGCGCGCTCCGGGCTCTGCACGCCGAGCTCATGGCACGGCCCGAGAGCGAGCGGCCCTGGGTCTCGGTGCTGGTCCTTCTCCTGCTCGGCGAGGATGCCGTGGCGGTGAGCGCGGGCGACTGCCCCTGCCTGCGCTTCCGGAGCGGCCTCCTTTCGAGGTTGGGAAGGGGCGAGGGAACCTTCGGCGCGGAGGCGCCGCGAGGCGCCCTCGGCTCCGAGCCCCAAGTGCGGATCGAGATCGTTCCCCTCCGTCCTCCACCGGGAGATCTCTACGTCCTTTCGACGCGCCAGCTCCGCGAGGGAGAGCTCGCGGTGCTCGCGCGGGATCTCGCGATGGCGCGCGACGGCGCGCAGCTTCTCCGCGCGGGCGTCGAAGGAGCGTCCGACCGCGGCCGGATCGCGATTCGAATTCTCGAGCCGTCGGAATCGGAATCGATCGTCGAGACGGCCGAATCGCTCGAATCGATCGTGGACGCGTTTGCTCCCTCGATTCTCGAGGAGCCGCTCAACGAGGTCGAACTCGTGGGAGGCGCGGCCGATTGGGGCGGATCGCATCGGATGGAGCCGCCGCGCCCCGAGCCGCCGTACCGGGAGCCGCCCCAGATCGATCCGCCTCCGCGCGACAGCGGGTGGGGAAAGGGAGAGCTCATCCGGGGCGGGCTGCTCGATTTCGATGCGGAAGAGATCGAGCCAGCGGATATGGATTTAGACGCGATCGAAGTCCGTGACGACGGTGCCGCGTACCAGGGCTCGGTGGCGGCGGAATTTCCGGAGTCGGGCGGATTCGTCGAGGCGGAGCTGCCGGCGACCGAAGCGGAGCTCCCGGCGATCGAAGCGGAGCCTCATGAAATCGAGGCGGAGCAAGCCCGGGCGGACATGGAGCCTCCGGAGGCGCCGCGCGAGCTTCCGGAACGGCCGACGGCTCTCGATTCCTGGCAGGTTCCGGCGGACGACACGGAGTGGCGGAAGGAACGGTCGCCGCGCCCCTCACGTCCCGCCGCCCTCGCGCCGGTCGGCGAGGAGCGTCCGTGGTACGAGCCGCTCGCGCTCTCGGCCGGCGGCGCCCTCGCGATCGTAGCGCTGGCGCTGCTCGTGCGGTCGCTCGTGCCGGGGATCCTGGGCACGAATCGCGGCCACGCGCCCGCGCCTGGGGTGGTGACGGCCGCGACCGGACTCGCCGACATCTTCTCCGATCCACCGGGAGCGACCGTCCGCGTGGACGGCGTGACGCTCGACGGGAAGACGCCGCTCGCGGGCGTCACCATGGACGCGGGGCTCCATCGCGTGGAGCTGGATTGGGGCCCGTGGGGCGCGTGGCGCGACACGGTGGAGATCACGCCCGGCTCGCGCCTGACCGTGCACCCCGCTCTCTTCGGCGTCGCCTCGTTCCGCTCGTCGGAGCCGTCGCGGGTGCTGGATGTCTACGTGGACGGTGTCTACGCCGGCACGACCCCGCTCTCCCTTCCGCAAGTCGTCGTCGGTCGGCATCTCGTTCGGTTCGGCGGGCCGGGCCTCACCACCAGCGCCCAGGAGGTCGAGGTGCTTCGCGACCGCCCGGTGGAGCTGGTCGGAAATCCGGGACCGGTGCCCGAGAACGGAAAGATCACGATCCGGACGGCGATCCTGGGCGACTCGGGATTCGAATCCGGGAGAGGCGATCCGTACTGGGTCGACGGGGTAGCGCGCGGCGTGACGCCCGCCACCGTGGATCTGAAGCCGGGAACGCACAGCGTGCGTGTGGCGCGCCGGGGTTTCCCGCCGCAGGTCACCGTGCTGGAGGTGAAGGCGGGCGGGGAGCATTTCGTCACGGCCGAGTTCGGCGCGCGCTCGGAGGAGCCGCTCCACTTCGATCCTCCGGACGCCATCGACGTGACGAACCCGATGCCGCTCACGATCGCGCTGCCGACCTCGGAGTGGGATCCCTCGATGGCGCTCTGGCTCTACGCGGCGGCGCCCGGCGGGTCGTTCCAGGCGAAGCGGATGACCCGGCTCGAGGAGGGCACGCGCACGTTCGCCGCGCTCCTTCCTCCCGAAGTCCTGCGCAGCAACGCGCGCCAGGTTCGGTTCTTCTTCAAGGCGACCGGCACGGCCGGCCGCGAGACCTTCTCCGAGATCTACACCGTCCGCGTCAAGCTGTAG
- a CDS encoding VacB/RNase II family 3'-5' exoribonuclease — protein MGVGAARSSPHSERHPARRAPHRGARAGPISPVTRRSLVGRLKCTRFGYGFVIAEDGGEDLFIPPHAMGGALHGDRVRVGHLDTRREGDSHEVLEILERTRYGIVGRFEGRGRRSALLPDRPEYPREIILTLHASRRAASGARILVRLKATPPEPLVGTIEAIFADDDPREDSLLVALEEGIRTEFDPEAEHEAAAFHEDSVARAAHDRVDFRNGLVLTIDPEDAQDHDDALSVLEERPDGSATVGIHIADVTHYVRPGSALDREAQARGTSVYLADTTFPMLPAALSSGLCSLSEGKDRLTVSVVADLTADGQLRSSRVVEGIIRSAKDLTYQEAHRLLREGSGDIPGALRPLDRLAKALRSKRLERGGLELDLPEIKPELDARGEPIVFDEAPRLPTHELIEEFMLLANQVVGKRARTLELPFLYRVHERPRYDKLRSFFEAAQYLGRQGPTQIVTDAKQLQRWVSHGRSAKDRLLNMYLLRALEKARYDLVDVGHFGLGMEGYAHFTSPIRRYPDLANHRIVKRFLVDGAKRSGDPWAFSAGWLDASVAAATSAAEVGADDAERSVEKRKAVRFALQRLGEEARGVISGLTPAGLFIWIEAWRIEGFLPKRSVGDPSLTLAEHGFSFRSKRSRHRLGLGDTVQVLVARADLDRREVELGLARRAGGKAERTKHPGRRAAKPGRKRRR, from the coding sequence ATTGGCGTGGGCGCGGCTCGATCGTCGCCGCATTCGGAGCGCCATCCGGCCCGGCGCGCCCCTCATCGGGGTGCCCGGGCCGGTCCCATTTCACCCGTGACGAGACGATCCCTCGTCGGCCGGCTGAAGTGCACCCGCTTCGGCTACGGCTTCGTGATCGCGGAGGACGGCGGAGAGGATCTGTTCATTCCTCCACACGCCATGGGGGGCGCCCTCCACGGTGACCGCGTGCGGGTCGGACACCTCGACACCCGCCGCGAGGGCGACTCCCACGAGGTGCTCGAGATCCTCGAGCGCACCCGCTACGGCATCGTCGGGCGCTTCGAGGGGCGCGGCCGGCGCTCCGCGCTTCTGCCCGACCGTCCCGAGTATCCCCGCGAGATCATCCTGACCCTCCACGCGAGCCGGCGCGCCGCCTCCGGCGCCCGGATTCTCGTGCGGTTGAAGGCGACCCCACCGGAGCCGCTCGTCGGCACGATCGAGGCCATCTTCGCCGATGACGATCCCCGCGAGGACAGCCTCCTCGTCGCGCTGGAGGAGGGGATCCGGACCGAATTCGACCCCGAGGCCGAGCACGAGGCCGCGGCGTTTCACGAGGATTCGGTCGCCCGCGCCGCCCACGATCGCGTCGATTTTCGAAATGGCCTGGTCCTCACGATCGATCCCGAGGACGCCCAGGACCACGACGATGCGCTCTCGGTGCTGGAGGAGCGGCCCGACGGGAGCGCGACCGTGGGGATCCACATCGCCGACGTGACCCACTACGTGCGGCCGGGCAGCGCGCTCGACCGCGAGGCCCAAGCGCGGGGGACCAGCGTCTATCTGGCGGATACGACCTTTCCGATGCTGCCCGCGGCGCTCTCCTCCGGCCTCTGCAGCCTGTCGGAAGGGAAGGACCGGCTGACCGTGAGCGTCGTGGCGGATCTCACCGCGGACGGGCAGCTCCGGAGCTCCCGCGTCGTCGAGGGGATCATCCGGAGCGCCAAGGACCTCACCTACCAGGAAGCGCACCGGCTGCTTCGGGAAGGGAGCGGCGATATCCCGGGCGCGCTCCGACCGCTGGACCGGCTGGCGAAGGCGCTCCGCTCGAAGCGGCTCGAGCGCGGCGGGCTGGAGCTCGATCTTCCCGAGATCAAGCCCGAGCTGGACGCGCGGGGGGAGCCGATCGTGTTCGACGAGGCGCCCCGGCTTCCGACGCACGAGCTGATCGAGGAGTTCATGCTGCTCGCGAATCAGGTCGTCGGCAAGCGCGCTCGCACGCTCGAGCTCCCGTTTCTTTACCGGGTTCACGAGCGACCTCGCTATGATAAGCTGCGCTCGTTCTTCGAGGCGGCGCAGTATCTGGGTCGTCAAGGACCGACCCAGATCGTCACCGACGCGAAGCAGCTGCAACGCTGGGTGAGCCACGGGCGGAGCGCGAAGGACCGGCTGCTCAACATGTACCTTCTGCGCGCGCTCGAGAAGGCTCGGTACGACCTGGTCGATGTCGGCCACTTCGGATTGGGGATGGAAGGGTATGCCCACTTCACCTCCCCGATCCGAAGATATCCGGATCTGGCCAACCACCGGATCGTGAAGAGATTCCTGGTGGACGGGGCGAAGCGCTCGGGAGACCCGTGGGCGTTCTCGGCGGGTTGGCTCGACGCTTCGGTCGCGGCCGCCACGTCCGCCGCGGAGGTGGGCGCGGACGACGCGGAGCGGTCGGTCGAGAAGCGGAAGGCCGTTCGGTTCGCGCTCCAGAGACTGGGCGAGGAAGCGCGAGGGGTGATCTCCGGACTGACCCCGGCGGGCTTGTTCATCTGGATCGAGGCGTGGCGCATCGAGGGCTTTCTCCCCAAGCGCTCGGTGGGGGACCCTTCGCTCACGCTCGCGGAGCATGGATTTTCGTTTCGCTCGAAGCGGTCGCGGCATCGCCTCGGGCTTGGTGATACGGTGCAGGTCTTGGTCGCGCGCGCGGACCTGGACCGCCGCGAGGTGGAGCTGGGCCTTGCCCGTCGCGCGGGCGGAAAGGCCGAACGAACCAAGCACCCTGGCCGCCGCGCGGCGAAGCCCGGGCGAAAGCGCCGCCGCTAG
- a CDS encoding glucose-1-phosphate adenylyltransferase, which produces MSFVAYAMILAGGVGSRLCLLSEKRAKPAVPFGGKYRIIDFTLSNCVNSGIFDVSILTQYRPLSLRNHIGIGRPWDLDRKRGGVELLQPFQGWTENDWYRGTADAVWQNWHRIAERESEHFLVLSGDHVYRMDYRPMIEAHLERGADATIAVAEVPIEQASQFGIIRTDEAGWVTEFLEKPRNPPSGKISMGVYVFRGAALFQALESDAEQNTGHDFGKNILPAMVGRGRVAAYPFVGYWEDIGTLDSYYRANLDLLRDDPPFPLVDARWPIFTPSTESPPARIGARAHIRSSIVTHGTIVNGTVERSVLFPGTVVEEGAVVRESILMGETWIGPGAVLDRIICDKRVHVGRDAVLGTGPLIPNRSCPEHLSSGITIVGKETRVPEGIVIGKNARIAPDLVEDDFPAAGVASGDVLERGSGAPSAPAGQTRR; this is translated from the coding sequence ATGAGCTTCGTCGCGTACGCGATGATCCTGGCGGGGGGCGTGGGAAGCCGCCTCTGCCTGCTCTCCGAGAAGAGGGCCAAGCCGGCCGTTCCGTTCGGAGGGAAATACCGGATCATCGACTTCACGCTATCGAACTGCGTCAACTCGGGAATTTTCGACGTCAGCATTCTCACGCAGTACCGTCCGCTCTCGCTTCGGAATCACATCGGGATCGGCCGGCCGTGGGATCTCGACCGCAAGCGGGGCGGCGTGGAGCTCCTGCAGCCGTTCCAGGGGTGGACCGAGAACGACTGGTACCGGGGAACCGCGGACGCCGTCTGGCAGAACTGGCACCGGATTGCCGAGCGCGAATCCGAGCACTTCCTCGTCCTCTCGGGGGACCACGTCTACCGGATGGACTACCGGCCGATGATCGAGGCCCATCTCGAGCGCGGCGCCGACGCGACGATCGCGGTGGCGGAGGTACCCATCGAGCAGGCGTCGCAGTTCGGCATCATCCGCACGGACGAAGCGGGCTGGGTCACGGAGTTCCTCGAGAAGCCGCGGAACCCCCCGTCGGGAAAGATCTCCATGGGCGTCTACGTCTTTCGGGGGGCGGCTCTGTTCCAGGCGCTCGAGAGCGACGCCGAGCAGAATACAGGGCACGACTTCGGTAAGAATATCCTTCCCGCGATGGTGGGGCGGGGCCGGGTCGCCGCGTATCCCTTCGTGGGGTACTGGGAGGATATCGGGACCCTCGACTCCTACTACCGGGCGAACCTCGACCTCCTGCGCGACGATCCGCCGTTTCCGCTCGTCGACGCCCGGTGGCCAATCTTCACGCCGAGCACCGAGAGCCCGCCGGCCCGAATCGGCGCGCGGGCGCACATCCGCTCCTCCATCGTCACGCACGGAACGATCGTGAACGGGACGGTCGAGCGGTCGGTGCTGTTTCCGGGGACGGTGGTCGAGGAGGGAGCGGTGGTGCGGGAGTCGATTCTCATGGGGGAGACGTGGATCGGCCCGGGCGCCGTGCTCGATCGGATCATCTGCGACAAGCGCGTTCACGTCGGTCGGGATGCGGTGCTCGGCACGGGACCTCTGATTCCAAACCGATCGTGTCCCGAGCACCTGAGCTCGGGGATCACGATCGTGGGAAAAGAGACGCGGGTACCTGAAGGTATCGTGATCGGGAAGAACGCGCGGATCGCGCCTGATCTCGTGGAGGACGATTTTCCCGCGGCGGGCGTGGCGAGCGGGGACGTGCTCGAGCGGGGCAGCGGCGCGCCGTCGGCGCCCGCGGGACAGACGCGGCGCTAG
- a CDS encoding LysM peptidoglycan-binding domain-containing protein: protein MIQLRSILILTLLSLTAAAPSRAAAAVFGPDMPGWSPASSRDPVPAAEEKQPDRDPLDPIREKLSKAEDLSRSGKASDAVSTAEDALKDLGDLPPSRSGVSSLRGRLEEVRDRAARSADDDADVADGTPDLPHTLKPVEPERNERVDVWLAYYTGRGRERFQLWITRSASYMDLLTKNLRAEGVPEELANLVFVESGFNMHAKSVARAVGPWQFIRGTARLFGLEMTPYKDERRDPELATRAAARYLRRLYELFDGSWPLALAAYNSGEGTVQRAIRRQRTTDFWALRLPRETKDYVPKFMAAMEIASDPERYGFEIPENSPLRYDEVVVEGAIDLSEIGRVSGVEVEELERLNPVFVRHRMPGDQDGTSLKVPHGMGEQIQLALETTYSPRPLSRTELRTAAREHRADMRRPVRRSRSGIHIVRRGETLSQIGARYRTSTTRLARLNGLSDASAIHAGQRLRVR from the coding sequence TTGATTCAGCTTCGCTCCATCCTAATCCTGACCTTGCTCAGCCTGACGGCGGCGGCCCCTTCACGGGCCGCGGCGGCCGTATTTGGCCCCGACATGCCCGGTTGGTCGCCGGCCTCGTCTCGTGATCCGGTGCCCGCGGCCGAAGAGAAGCAGCCGGACCGCGACCCTCTGGATCCGATCCGGGAAAAGCTCTCCAAGGCCGAGGATCTTTCTCGCTCCGGGAAGGCGTCGGACGCGGTGTCCACCGCGGAGGACGCGCTCAAGGATCTGGGGGACCTGCCGCCTTCGCGCTCCGGTGTGTCCTCCCTTCGAGGGCGGCTCGAGGAAGTGCGCGACCGCGCCGCGCGCTCGGCCGATGACGATGCCGACGTCGCGGATGGAACTCCCGACCTGCCCCATACCCTGAAGCCCGTCGAGCCCGAGCGGAACGAGCGCGTCGACGTCTGGCTCGCGTACTACACGGGAAGAGGGCGCGAGCGCTTCCAGCTCTGGATCACCCGCTCCGCGTCGTACATGGATCTCCTCACGAAGAACCTCCGCGCCGAGGGCGTGCCCGAGGAGCTTGCCAATCTGGTCTTCGTGGAGAGCGGCTTCAACATGCACGCGAAATCGGTCGCGCGCGCGGTGGGCCCGTGGCAGTTCATCCGCGGGACGGCGCGCCTCTTCGGTCTGGAGATGACCCCGTACAAGGACGAGCGCCGCGACCCCGAGCTGGCGACCCGCGCCGCAGCGCGGTATCTGCGCAGGCTCTACGAGCTGTTCGACGGCTCCTGGCCGCTCGCCCTCGCGGCCTACAATTCCGGCGAGGGCACCGTCCAGCGGGCGATCCGCCGCCAGCGCACGACCGATTTCTGGGCCCTCCGCCTCCCGCGGGAGACGAAGGACTACGTTCCGAAATTCATGGCCGCAATGGAGATCGCTTCGGATCCCGAGCGGTACGGCTTCGAGATCCCCGAAAACTCGCCGCTCCGCTACGACGAGGTGGTCGTGGAAGGTGCCATCGACCTGAGCGAGATCGGGCGCGTCAGCGGCGTCGAGGTCGAGGAGCTGGAGCGGCTCAATCCCGTCTTTGTCCGCCACCGGATGCCCGGCGACCAGGACGGAACCAGCCTGAAAGTTCCGCACGGGATGGGCGAGCAGATCCAGCTGGCGCTCGAGACGACCTATTCTCCCAGGCCGCTTTCGAGGACCGAGCTCCGGACCGCGGCGCGCGAGCACCGGGCGGATATGCGCCGGCCCGTTCGGAGGAGCCGCTCGGGCATTCACATCGTGCGGCGGGGCGAGACGCTTTCCCAGATCGGAGCGCGGTACCGCACCAGCACCACGCGTCTGGCCCGGTTGAACGGGCTCTCGGACGCGAGCGCGATTCACGCCGGCCAGAGACTCCGCGTCCGGTAG
- a CDS encoding integration host factor subunit beta, translating to MTKADLVDEISSQTKISKSETATIVDQLLNAISRALSEGKHIEIRGFGTFKVRERKARKARNPRSGAEVMVPAKLVPVFKASNELKGAVRGG from the coding sequence ATGACCAAGGCCGATCTCGTGGATGAAATCTCTTCGCAGACCAAAATCTCCAAGAGCGAGACGGCGACGATCGTCGATCAGCTGCTGAACGCCATTTCGCGGGCGTTGAGTGAGGGGAAGCACATCGAGATTCGCGGATTCGGAACGTTCAAGGTGCGGGAGCGCAAGGCGCGGAAGGCCCGGAATCCAAGGTCAGGCGCCGAGGTGATGGTCCCCGCGAAATTGGTTCCCGTCTTCAAGGCCTCGAACGAGCTCAAGGGAGCGGTCCGCGGGGGCTGA
- a CDS encoding glucose-1-phosphate adenylyltransferase — MIVVPSILVLVLAGGRSERLHALGRMRPASALPFGGKYRVIDFTLSNCVHSGLTRIGVLTQYAPLSLQEHIGIGRAWDLDRRDGGIRLLQPYVRQRETNWYRGTADALVQNRNVIADAQARHILVVSGDLIYKMDYGPLIERHEARRSALTIVTTRSPEGERDRYGVVEADTAGRVRALADRSGGAADEKISAAIYLFRGRDLMERLADPALGPDLVHDVIRPMIHEGLPVYADPLDSYWRDVATIPSYFGASMDLLRPRPPLNLHDPDWLIYTPSEDRAPSVLGGGGDVTSSLVAHGGRIDGTVRRSILFPGVQVDAGAVVEDSIVMHDTWIARGARIEQTIVDKQVRIGEGAEVGVGTPARRPDTLGDLESGLSVIGKRAEIPARARIGRNAMIESGVREADFESTELAAGSTVRPRERRRR; from the coding sequence CTGATCGTCGTGCCGTCGATCCTCGTCTTGGTGCTGGCCGGGGGGAGGAGCGAGCGGCTGCACGCCCTCGGCCGGATGCGCCCGGCCTCCGCGCTCCCCTTCGGCGGCAAGTACCGCGTCATCGACTTCACGCTCTCCAACTGCGTTCATTCGGGTCTCACGCGGATCGGCGTCCTGACCCAGTACGCGCCGCTCTCGCTTCAGGAGCACATCGGGATCGGGAGGGCGTGGGACCTGGACCGGCGCGACGGGGGCATTCGCCTCCTGCAGCCGTACGTCCGCCAGCGCGAAACGAACTGGTACCGCGGCACGGCCGACGCCCTCGTGCAGAACCGGAACGTGATCGCCGATGCCCAGGCCCGGCACATCCTCGTGGTCTCCGGGGATCTGATCTACAAGATGGATTACGGTCCGCTGATCGAGCGCCACGAAGCGCGCCGATCGGCCCTCACGATCGTCACGACACGGAGCCCCGAGGGAGAGCGGGATCGATACGGAGTGGTCGAGGCGGACACCGCGGGGAGGGTGCGAGCGTTAGCGGATCGAAGCGGCGGCGCGGCCGATGAGAAGATTTCCGCCGCGATCTACCTGTTCCGGGGTCGCGACCTGATGGAGCGGCTCGCCGACCCCGCGCTCGGGCCCGACCTGGTTCACGACGTGATCCGCCCGATGATTCATGAAGGGCTTCCCGTCTACGCCGACCCGCTCGATTCGTACTGGCGCGATGTCGCCACGATCCCCTCCTACTTCGGCGCGAGCATGGATCTCCTGCGCCCCCGTCCACCACTCAACCTTCACGATCCGGACTGGCTCATCTACACGCCGAGCGAGGATCGTGCTCCCTCCGTGCTCGGGGGCGGGGGAGACGTGACGTCGAGCCTCGTCGCGCACGGCGGCCGGATCGACGGGACGGTGCGGCGATCGATCCTCTTTCCCGGCGTCCAGGTCGACGCGGGCGCGGTGGTCGAGGATTCGATCGTGATGCACGACACGTGGATCGCCCGCGGCGCGCGGATCGAGCAGACGATCGTGGACAAGCAGGTGCGGATCGGGGAAGGGGCGGAGGTCGGCGTGGGGACGCCGGCGCGGCGGCCGGACACACTCGGCGATCTCGAGTCGGGTCTGAGCGTCATCGGCAAGCGCGCCGAGATTCCTGCCCGCGCGCGCATCGGGAGGAACGCGATGATCGAGAGCGGCGTCCGGGAGGCCGACTTCGAGAGCACCGAACTCGCCGCGGGCTCGACCGTCCGTCCTCGGGAGCGGCGGCGCCGATGA
- a CDS encoding PilZ domain-containing protein, producing MTKPGRERRKSPRIPAKLAMQISGRDDASVLTTESINLSSSGIQFGSRLFLSPLTKVALTLLLPPFGRRLRRERMLQCEGVIVRCEERVGSGQKLRYELACYFTDLTVGDRELIEQYVLWRTIRRLPSVNGDAASHKPRRKSAAP from the coding sequence ATGACGAAGCCCGGCCGCGAGCGAAGAAAATCGCCGCGGATTCCCGCCAAGCTGGCGATGCAGATTTCGGGTCGGGACGACGCCTCCGTCCTGACGACGGAGAGCATCAATCTCTCCTCGAGCGGCATCCAGTTCGGGAGCCGCCTCTTCCTCTCCCCTTTGACCAAGGTCGCGCTGACGCTTCTCCTCCCGCCCTTTGGCCGGCGGCTCAGGCGCGAGCGGATGCTTCAGTGCGAAGGGGTGATCGTCCGGTGCGAGGAGCGCGTAGGGTCCGGCCAGAAGCTCCGCTACGAGCTTGCCTGCTACTTCACCGACCTCACGGTCGGCGACCGGGAGCTGATCGAGCAATACGTGCTCTGGCGGACGATCCGCCGCCTCCCGTCGGTCAACGGAGACGCCGCCTCGCACAAGCCGCGCCGGAAGTCCGCGGCGCCTTGA